CCGGTTCGCCCAGCCCGGTGGGGTTGTCGTTGGACGGCACGAAGAACACGTCGACGACCGGTGCGTCGGGCATGCGCGGCGGCGGGTAGTCGGGGAAGTTGCTGTTCTTGACCACGCCGTTTTCCATCTCGATGGCAAAGCCCGGCCGGGTCATCGACAGCCCGAACACGCAGCCGCCCTGGATCTGCGCCTCGGCGGTCAGCGGGTTGACCACGCGGTTGGCGTGCACGCCGGCCGTCACGCGATGCACGCGCGGCTCGCCCTTCACCACCGACACGTCCACCACGTACGCCACCACCGAGCCGAACGACTCGTGCACGGCCACGCCCCAGGCATGGCCCCTGGGCAGCTTCTTCCTGCCGTAGCCCGACTTGTCGACGGCCAGTTGCAGCGCGGCGCGGTGGCGCGCGTGCTTCTTCTCGTCGAGCCGTGCCAGGCGCCAGGCCACCGGGTCCTGCTTTGCCGCCACCGCCATCTCGTCGGCCAGCGTCTCCTTGACGAACGCGGTGTGCGTATTGCCGACAGAGCGCCACCAGAGCACCGGCACGTCCACCTTGGGATGGTGCACGTGCAGTTGCAGCGGCAGGTCGTAGTCGTTCTCGACGATGCCTTCGGTCATCGTGGCGTCCACGCCGTTCTTGACCATCATCGGCTCGAACGGCGTGCCGCTGATGATCGACTGGCCGACGATGGTGTGCTGCCAGCCCACCACCTTGCCCTGGGCGTCCACGCCGATGCGCGCGCGATGCACGTGCAGCGGACGGTAGTAGCCGCCCTTGATGTCGTCCTCGCGGCTCCAGATCACCTTGAGCGGCCCGGTATGGCCCTTGGCCACCCAGGCGCGCAGCACGTTGGCCGCTTCCACCAGGTAGTCGGCGGTGGGCACCGCGCGGCGGCCAAACCCGCCGCCGGCCATCATCGTGTTCAGCGTGACCTTCTCGGGCGCCAGCTGCAGCGTACGCGCGATGGCGGCCTGGTCGATGGTCTGGAACTGCGAGCCCACCCACACCTTGACGGCCGACACCTTGCCGCCCGACACCTCGGGCTGCAGCGTGCAGTTCAGCGGCTCCATTGGCGCGTGGGCCAGGTACGGCACGCGGTACTCGGCCTCGATCACCTTTGCCGCGCCCGACAGCGCCGTGTCGATGCTGCCGCCTTCGAGCGGCCGGGCGACGATGCCGGGCTGGGCGGCCAGCTTGCTGTACTGGTCGAACAGCGCGGCCGTGCTGACCGTGGAACCGGTGTCTTCCCAGACGATCTCCAGCGCCTCGCGCGCGGTCTTGGCCGGCCAGTAGCCGTTGGCCACCACGGCCACGCCGGAGCCGCCGCGATCCACGTCCACCTGCATCACCTCGGCCACGCCCTTCACCTGGCGGGCCTTGTCGGCATTGAACGACTTGACCTTGCCGCCAAAGCGCGGCGGACGGGCCACCACGGCCACGGCCATGCCCTTCAGCTGGACGTCCATGCCGAACACCGGGTCGCCGTGCAGCTTCGACGCGGCGTCCAGCCGCGGCGTGGGCTTGCCGACGATGCGGAACTGGGCCGGGTCCTTGAGCCGCACCTGCGCCGGCACCGGCTGGCTCATCGCCGCCTGCGCCAGTTCGCCATAGGTGGCGCGGTGGCTGCCCGACGTGACCACGCCCATCGACGCGCTGCAGCTTGCCGGATCCACTTCCCACTGGCGCGCCGCCGCCGCGATCAGCATGGCACGCGCCCGCGCGCCCAGTTCGCGGTACTGCTCGAACGAGTGGTTCAGCGCCGTGGAGCCGCCGGTCATCTGGATGCCGAACGCCGGGTCCTTGTACGCGTCGCCGGCCGGCGCCAGGATCGCGCGCACGTTCTTCCAGTCGACGTCCAGCTCCTCGGCCAGCGCCATCGGCAGCGCCGTCTGCACGCCCTGGCCGAATTCCAGCCGGTTCACGGCGATGGTCACCGTGTTGTCCGGCGCGATGGTCAGGAACGCCTGCGGCGGCGACGCCGGCCGGGCGGCCTGCTGCGCCTGCGCGGCGTCCACGCCGGCAATGCCCAGCGCAAACCCGCCGCCGGCCAGGCCGGACAGCTTCAGGAACCCGCGCCGGCTCAATGTGCCCGGTGCGTCTGCTTGTGCCACGGGCGCGCCGCTGCCGCCCGCCAGGGCCTCGATGCCTCGAATTCGCATGACAGCCCCCTCAAGCCTTGACGGCGATGGTGCGCGCGGCATCGTGGATGGCCGCGCGGATCCGTTGATAGGTGCCGCAGCGGCAGACGTTGCCGGCCATGGCCTGGTCGATGTCGGCATCGGTCGGCCGCGGCTTGCTGCGCAGCAGCCCCACGGCGCTCATGACCTGCCCGTTCTGGCAGTAGCCGCACTGCGCCACGTCATGCTTGAGCCAGGCCGCGAGCACAGCCTTGCCGACCTTGTCGTTGCCCATGTTCTCGATCGTGTCGATCTTGCT
This sequence is a window from Cupriavidus pauculus. Protein-coding genes within it:
- a CDS encoding xanthine dehydrogenase family protein molybdopterin-binding subunit; translation: MRIRGIEALAGGSGAPVAQADAPGTLSRRGFLKLSGLAGGGFALGIAGVDAAQAQQAARPASPPQAFLTIAPDNTVTIAVNRLEFGQGVQTALPMALAEELDVDWKNVRAILAPAGDAYKDPAFGIQMTGGSTALNHSFEQYRELGARARAMLIAAAARQWEVDPASCSASMGVVTSGSHRATYGELAQAAMSQPVPAQVRLKDPAQFRIVGKPTPRLDAASKLHGDPVFGMDVQLKGMAVAVVARPPRFGGKVKSFNADKARQVKGVAEVMQVDVDRGGSGVAVVANGYWPAKTAREALEIVWEDTGSTVSTAALFDQYSKLAAQPGIVARPLEGGSIDTALSGAAKVIEAEYRVPYLAHAPMEPLNCTLQPEVSGGKVSAVKVWVGSQFQTIDQAAIARTLQLAPEKVTLNTMMAGGGFGRRAVPTADYLVEAANVLRAWVAKGHTGPLKVIWSREDDIKGGYYRPLHVHRARIGVDAQGKVVGWQHTIVGQSIISGTPFEPMMVKNGVDATMTEGIVENDYDLPLQLHVHHPKVDVPVLWWRSVGNTHTAFVKETLADEMAVAAKQDPVAWRLARLDEKKHARHRAALQLAVDKSGYGRKKLPRGHAWGVAVHESFGSVVAYVVDVSVVKGEPRVHRVTAGVHANRVVNPLTAEAQIQGGCVFGLSMTRPGFAIEMENGVVKNSNFPDYPPPRMPDAPVVDVFFVPSNDNPTGLGEPGTPTIAPAVANALFRLTGKRQRQLPFVVG
- a CDS encoding (2Fe-2S)-binding protein, with the translated sequence MTTLTLNGKTVEVDADPSTPLLWALRDNLGMTGTKFGCGMAACGACTVHINGTATRSCVMPISATAGSKIDTIENMGNDKVGKAVLAAWLKHDVAQCGYCQNGQVMSAVGLLRSKPRPTDADIDQAMAGNVCRCGTYQRIRAAIHDAARTIAVKA